Proteins from a single region of Heterodontus francisci isolate sHetFra1 chromosome 29, sHetFra1.hap1, whole genome shotgun sequence:
- the LOC137345866 gene encoding probable G-protein coupled receptor 139 translates to MYWGRDDCPAKIATIFLLFFNLVAIVILSRGKCGLSKCITRYLVAMAAADLMVVIIHVIFYRINRMYLSINFLFLTPVCIVNFGMYMVAIDCSVWFTVAFTFDRFVAICCQKLQSKYCIEKTATVIIATVFLVSCVRNIPFYISAEPAFIIDNVPWHCVPSAASLTSSFWKAYEWIDSIITPLLPMLLILLFNALTVKHIVAANKVRRGLQSSSENQNDPEIKNRTKSMVLLFAISANFILLWITYVIHSVNWPVINFDYADKYYSNPIYVTQQVGFMLQLLCSCTNTCIYGLTQKKFREELKNGVRYLFTLNGNVCKQQRTSMDVESGL, encoded by the exons ATGTACTGGGGCCGAGATGATTGTCCTGCAAAAATTGCAACCATCTTCCTGTTGTTTt ttaacttggtggcgattgtgatcctatccCGAGGCAAGTGTGGTCTCTCAAAATGTATCACGCGATACCTGgtcgccatggcagcggcggatctaatggtagttatcatccatgtgatattttaCCGGATCAATAGGATGTATTTGTCGATTAATTTCCTGTTCCTGACTCCTGTATGCATTGTAAACTTCGGCATGTATATGGTAGCTATAGACTGCTctgtttggtttactgtggccttcacttttgatcgctttgtggcaatttgctgtcagaagctgcaatCAAAATATTGCATTGAGAAAACAGCGACAGTGATCATCGCCACGGTGTTTTTGGTGAGCTGTGTGAGGAACATTCCCTTTTACATTTCAGCTGAACCTGCCtttataattgacaacgtgccATGGCATTGTGTTCCCAGTGCTGCTTCTCTCACTTCCTCCTTCTGGAAGGCGTACGAGTGGATCGACAGCATCATAACCCCTCTATTGCCAATGctgttaattctgttgttcaatgctctgACAGTGAAACATATTGTAGCAGCAAATAAAGTCCGCAGAGGACTCCAGAGCAGCAGTGAGAATCAAAATGATCCAGAGATAAAGAATCGGACAAAATCAATGGTTTTGCTCTtcgctatttctgccaatttcatactattATGGATAACATATGTTATACATTCTGTAAACTGGCCAGTGATAAACTTTGATTACgctgacaaatattacagtaacccgatatatgTAACCCAGCAAgttggcttcatgctgcagcttctcTGTTCGtgtacaaacacttgtatctatggactgacacaaaaGAAATTCagggaggagctgaagaatggggtgagaTATTTGTTCACACTGAATGGAAATGTATGTAAACAACAGAGAACTAGCATGGACGTGGAGTCAGGTTTATAA